In Phycisphaerae bacterium, a genomic segment contains:
- a CDS encoding HlyD family efflux transporter periplasmic adaptor subunit, whose protein sequence is MGTIYAETMTHAWAWPGSVASELIDELARFEGPPEQFLARLLEGQCRLAGACEGAMLRVRQGAAEVIGVYPGPANESARPSWLDGSLILSRDVLAARRVAVRPLPALDGADGQSTEGYLLIVPLRPLGGAQGLAVFPVEADDPASLSVRCEQLELTAGLLGLYEARLSVRARQVHSQRLQKAMLLLSAVHRPRRFDASAMVMCNEAASEFACERVSLGVLKGAYVELRAISHTERFSRKTKLAQAIESAMEECLDQDQEVLYPCDPGATCVNRSACALAKSHGTATVLSVPLRRDGRSAAVVTLERPSERPFDLAEIETLRLVCELCAPHLMTLYEQDRWIGARAAAGVRATAARLGYPEHTGRKVAAGVGVVAVLFLLLARGEYRVEAPLVTKATGQRVVPAPFDGYLNEVFVSPGDAVTAGRTVLATLDTAEVHLELAGARAERLRYLREADRAMRDDKTAEAQIAQAQAARCEAMIDVLEYRVSQARIVAPLSGSVITGDMKRHLGAPVQTGDVLFEIAALDSLYVEMAVPEERIADVGAGQRGELAAVSYPEQRIAFVVTSINPVAEVVNGKNVFKVRGQLDARPDWMRPGMEGLAKITAGRRRCLWLWTHDLADWLRMKLWL, encoded by the coding sequence TTGGGCACGATATACGCTGAGACGATGACGCATGCTTGGGCCTGGCCGGGGTCGGTGGCGAGCGAGCTGATCGACGAGCTGGCCCGTTTCGAAGGGCCGCCGGAGCAGTTTCTGGCCCGGCTTCTGGAGGGCCAGTGTCGGCTGGCGGGTGCGTGTGAGGGGGCGATGCTGCGGGTGCGGCAGGGCGCGGCGGAGGTCATTGGCGTTTATCCGGGGCCGGCAAATGAGTCGGCCAGGCCGTCGTGGTTGGACGGATCGTTGATCCTGTCGCGGGACGTTCTGGCGGCCCGGCGGGTCGCGGTCAGGCCGCTGCCCGCTTTGGACGGCGCCGATGGCCAGTCCACGGAAGGGTATCTTCTGATCGTTCCGCTTCGTCCGTTGGGCGGCGCGCAAGGGCTGGCGGTGTTTCCGGTCGAAGCGGACGATCCGGCGAGTTTGTCGGTCCGCTGCGAACAACTGGAACTGACCGCGGGCCTGCTGGGTCTGTACGAGGCGCGCCTGTCGGTTCGCGCGCGTCAGGTCCATTCGCAACGGCTGCAGAAGGCGATGCTTCTTTTGTCGGCGGTGCACCGGCCGAGACGGTTTGACGCGTCGGCGATGGTCATGTGCAACGAGGCGGCTTCGGAGTTTGCGTGCGAGCGGGTGAGTCTGGGGGTTTTGAAGGGGGCGTACGTCGAGCTGCGGGCGATCAGCCACACGGAACGGTTCAGCCGGAAGACGAAGCTGGCACAGGCCATCGAATCGGCGATGGAGGAATGCCTGGATCAGGACCAGGAGGTTCTCTATCCGTGCGATCCGGGCGCGACCTGCGTGAATCGGTCGGCGTGCGCGTTGGCGAAGAGCCATGGGACGGCGACGGTGCTGAGTGTGCCGCTGCGGCGGGACGGTCGGTCGGCGGCTGTGGTGACTCTCGAGCGGCCGTCGGAGCGGCCGTTCGATCTGGCGGAGATCGAGACGCTGCGGCTGGTCTGCGAGTTGTGCGCGCCGCACCTGATGACCCTTTACGAACAGGATCGTTGGATCGGCGCCAGGGCGGCGGCGGGCGTGCGGGCGACCGCGGCGCGGCTGGGCTATCCGGAGCATACGGGCAGGAAGGTCGCGGCGGGGGTGGGCGTGGTCGCGGTGCTGTTTTTGCTGTTGGCCAGGGGGGAGTATCGGGTGGAGGCTCCGCTGGTGACGAAGGCGACGGGGCAGCGGGTCGTGCCGGCGCCGTTCGACGGGTACCTTAACGAGGTGTTCGTCTCGCCGGGCGACGCGGTGACCGCGGGTCGGACGGTGCTGGCGACGTTGGATACGGCGGAAGTCCATCTGGAACTGGCCGGCGCCCGCGCCGAGCGGCTGCGGTATCTGAGGGAGGCGGATCGCGCGATGCGGGACGACAAGACGGCTGAGGCGCAGATCGCCCAGGCGCAGGCCGCCCGGTGCGAGGCCATGATCGACGTGCTGGAGTACCGGGTCAGTCAGGCCCGGATCGTCGCTCCGCTGAGCGGTTCGGTGATTACGGGCGACATGAAGCGTCATCTCGGCGCGCCGGTGCAGACGGGCGACGTGCTGTTTGAGATCGCCGCGTTGGATTCGCTGTACGTCGAGATGGCGGTGCCGGAAGAGCGGATCGCGGACGTGGGCGCGGGCCAGCGGGGCGAACTGGCGGCGGTTTCGTATCCGGAGCAGCGGATTGCGTTTGTCGTGACATCGATCAATCCGGTCGCGGAGGTGGTCAACGGCAAGAACGTGTTCAAGGTGCGCGGACAACTGGACGCACGGCCCGACTGGATGCGTCCGGGGATGGAAGGATTGGCGAAGATCACGGCGGGCCGGCGGCGTTGCCTCTGGCTCTGGACGCACGACCTGGCCGACTGGCTTCGCATGAAACTGTGGCTGTAG